The following are encoded in a window of Naumovozyma castellii chromosome 8, complete genome genomic DNA:
- the NCAS0H01880 gene encoding sugar porter family MFS transporter (ancestral locus Anc_5.395), with product MSEFENQADTAAENTPVGDLSPVESISNSGMSTPSNKDDRDDVKEYVEEDPQIIAEIPKKPASAYVTVSIMCVMIAFGGFVFGWDTGTISGFVAQTDFLQRFGQHHSNGKHYLSKVRMGLIVSIFNIGCAVGGIILSKLGDIYGRKIGLITVVVIYVIGIIIQIASVKAWYQYFIGRIISGLGVGGIAVLSPMLISEVSPKHLRGTLVSCYQLMITAGIFLGYCTNYGTKNYSNSVQWRVPLGLCFAWALFMIGGMTFVPESPRFLVEVGRIDEAKRSVAMSNKVSVDDPAVLGELETLQAGVEAEKLAGNASWGEIFQTKTKVLQRLIMGSMIQSLQQLTGDNYFFYYGTTVFTSVGMQDSFETSIVLGIVNFASTFVGIFLVERYGRRTCLLWGAATMTSCMVVFASVGVTRLWPNGKDGEASKGAGNCMICFTCFYLFCFATTWAPIPFVVNSETFPLRVKSKCMSITQGCNWLWGFLIGFFTPFITGAIDFYYGYVFMGCLCFSYFYVFFFVPETKGLTLEEVNTMWEEGVLPWKSAEWVPPSRRGENYDVAEMAKDDKPLFKRMFGRK from the coding sequence atgtcagaatttgaaaaccaAGCTGATACAGCTGCCGAAAATACTCCAGTGGGGGATTTATCTCCTGTGGAATCTATTAGTAATTCTGGGATGTCTACTCCTTCCAATAAGGATGACAGAGATGACGTGAAAGAATacgttgaagaagatcCTCAAATTATTGCTgaaattccaaagaaacCAGCTTCTGCCTACGTCACTGTTTCTATTATGTGTGTTATGATTGCTTTTGGTGGTTTTGTCTTTGGTTGGGATACTGGTACCATTTCTGGTTTTGTTGCTCAAACTGATTTCTTACAAAGATTTGGTCAACATCATAGTAACGGTAAGCATTACTTATCTAAGGTTAGAATGGGTCTTATTGTTTCTATCTTCAACATTGGTTGTGCTGTTGGTGGTATTATATTATCTAAACTTGGTGATATCTATGGTCGTAAGATCGGTTTGATTACTGTTGTTGTCATTTACgttattggtattattatccaaattGCTTCCGTTAAAGCTTGGTACCAATATTTCATCGGTAGAATTATCTCTGGTTTAGGTGTTGGTGGTATTGCTGTTTTGTCCCCGATGTTGATTTCTGAAGTTTCTCCAAAACATTTGAGAGGTACTTTGGTTTCCTGTTACCAATTGATGATTACCGCTGGTATTTTCTTAGGTTACTGTACTAACTACGGTACCAAGAACTACTCTAACTCTGTTCAATGGAGAGTTCCATTAGGTTTATGTTTTGCCTGGGCTCTATTTATGATTGGTGGTATGACTTTTGTTCCAGAATCTCCACGTTTCTTGGTTGAAGTTGGTAGAATTGATGAAGCCAAGCGTTCTGTCGCTATGTCTAACAAAGTTTCTGTCGATGATCCAGCTGTTTTGGGTGAACTTGAAACCCTACAAGCAGGTGTTGAAGCTGAAAAGTTAGCTGGTAACGCTTCTTGGGgtgaaattttccaaactAAAACAAAGGTTTTACAACGTCTAATTATGGGTTCTATGATCCAATCTCTACAACAATTGACTGGTgataattatttcttttacTATGGTACCACTGTTTTCACATCCGTCGGTATGCAAGATTCTTTCGAGACCTCCATTGTCTTAGGTATTGTTAACTTTGCCTCTACCTTCGTTGGTATTTTCTTGGTTGAAAGATATGGTCGTCGTACTTGTTTACTATGGGGTGCTGCTACCATGACTTCCTGTATGGTTGTCTTTGCTTCTGTTGGTGTCACTAGATTATGGCCAAACGGTAAAGACGGTGAAGCTTCCAAGGGTGCTGGTAATTGTATGATTTGTTTCACCTGTTTCTACCTATTCTGTTTCGCTACCACCTGGGCTCCAATTCCATTCGTTGTTAACTCTGAAACTTTCCCATTGAGAGTCAAGTCTAAGTGTATGAGTATTACTCAAGGTTGTAACTGGCTATGGGGTTTCCTAATTGGTTTCTTCACTCCATTTATCACTGGTGCTATCGATTTCTACTACGGTTACGTCTTTATGGGTTGTTTGTGTTTCTCCTACTTCTacgttttcttctttgtcCCAGAAACTAAGGGTTTAACTTTGGAAGAAGTTAACACTATGTGGGAAGAAGGTGTCTTGCCATGGAAGTCTGCTGAATGGGTTCCTCCATCTAGAAGAGGTGAAAACTACGATGTAGCTGAAATGGCTAAGGATGACAAGCCACTATTCAAGAGAATGTTCGGTAGAAAGTAA
- the HXT5 gene encoding hexose transporter HXT5 (ancestral locus Anc_5.396), with product MSTNNPTPGQATTGEQNVEDGPSLNNSFSINEKTDAQTIPITQGSSVPRSQGTSNSFTTKEDQMSELQKEADSQLESKPRKDLFFVCLCCIMVSFGGFIFGWDTGTISGFIRQTDFIRRFGQTRANGTHYLSTVRTGLIVSIFNIGAAIGGITLSKTGDMWGRRLGLITVIGIYIVGILIQITSFNKWYQYFIGRIISGLGVGGITVLAPMLISEVAPKKLRGTMVSCYQLMITLGIFLGYCTNFGTKNYSNSVQWRVPLGLCFAWALFMISGMTLVPESPRYLVEVGKIAEARRGLARVNKVSEDSPLVQLELEKYESSVEAERLAGNASWGELVTGKPAMLRRTIMGMMIQSLQQLTGANYFFYYGTTIFQAVGLSDSFETAIVLGVVNFVSTFFALYFVDHYGRRLCLLWGCVGMVCCYVVYASVGVTRLHPNGMNNPTSKGAGNCMIVFACFFIFCFATTWAPIAYVVTSETYPLRVRGKAMSIASACNWIWGFLISFFTPFITSAINFSYGYVFMGCMVFAFFFVFFFVPETKGLTLEEVNEMYEEGVLPWKSSSWVPPSKRTADYDIDALQQDTRPFYKKILNRN from the coding sequence ATGTCTACAAATAATCCTACTCCAGGTCAAGCTACAACAGGCGAGCAGAATGTGGAAGATGGGccatctttaaataattcgTTCTCGATAAATGAGAAAACAGATGCCCAGACAATACCCATTACGCAGGGATCATCCGTACCAAGAAGTCAAGGTACTTCAAATAGTTTCACTACCAAAGAAGATCAAATGTCTGAGTTACAAAAGGAAGCTGATTCTCAGCTGGAATCAAAACCAAGAAAAGatttattctttgtttgtCTCTGTTGTATCATGGTGTCTTTTGGTGGTTTCATCTTTGGTTGGGATACCGGTACAATCTCTGGTTTCATTCGTCAAACCGATTTTATAAGACGATTCGGTCAAACAAGAGCCAATGGAACTCATTACTTGAGTACAGTGAGAACTGGACTAATAGTATCTATCTTTAATATTGGTGCCGCAATAGGAGGTATTACTTTATCAAAAACTGGTGATATGTGGGGACGTAGATTAGGATTAATCACAGTGATTGGTATATATATCGTCGGTATTCTTATCCAGATTAcatcattcaataaatggtaccaatattttattggaagaattatttcCGGATTGGGTGTAGGTGGTATCACTGTCCTTGCACCTATGTTGATTTCAGAAGTTGCTCCCAAAAAACTGAGAGGAACTATGGTTTCATGCTACCAATTGATGATTACATTAGGTATTTTCTTAGGTTACTGTACCAATTTTGGTACCAAGAATTATTCTAACTCTGTTCAATGGAGAGTTCCGCTAGGGTTATGTTTTGCTTGGGCGTTATTCATGATTAGTGGTATGACTTTGGTTCCTGAATCTCCACGTTATCTAGTAGAAGTGGGAAAAATTGCAGAAGCAAGAAGAGGTTTGGCAAGGGTTAACAAAGTTTCAGAAGATTCTCCACTAGTTCAAttagaattggaaaagtaTGAATCTTCAGTTGAAGCAGAAAGATTGGCCGGAAACGCCTCATGGGGGGAATTGGTTACTGGTAAACCTGCCATGTTAAGGAGAACCATTATGGGTATGATGATTCAATCATTACAACAATTAACTGGTGCTAATTACTTTTTCTACTATGGTACTACAATTTTCCAAGCAGTTGGATTAAGTGACTCTTTCGAAACTGCAATAGTATTAGGTGTGGttaattttgtttccaCTTTTTTTGCTTTATATTTTGTAGATCATTATGGTCGTCGTTTATGTTTGCTATGGGGTTGTGTTGGTATGGTGTGCTGTTACGTTGTATACGCCTCAGTCGGTGTTACAAGATTACATCCAAATGGTATGAATAATCCAACTTCAAAGGGTGCTGGTAACTGTATGATTGTTTTTGcttgtttctttatcttctgTTTTGCAACAACCTGGGCTCCAATCGCCTATGTTGTTACGTCAGAGACTTATCCCTTAAGAGTGAGAGGTAAAGCAATGTCTATAGCTTCAGCCTGTAATTGGATTTGGGGGTTCTTAATCTCTTTCTTTACCCCGTTTATCACCAGTGCCatcaatttttcttatGGATATGTGTTTATGGGGTGCATGGTGTTtgccttcttcttcgttttcttctttgttccTGAAACTAAAGGATTAACTTTGGAAGAAGTTAACGAAATGTACGAAGAAGGTGTTTTACCTTGGAAGTCTAGTTCATGGGTACCACCCTCAAAAAGAACAGCGGATTATGATATAGATGCGCTACAACAAGACACTAGACCATTCTACAAGAAAATCCTGAATAGGAATTAA
- the PAL2 gene encoding Pal2p (ancestral locus Anc_5.399) codes for MFNPFVDDAFKSSSTSSFCDQSEQKTKTEKLTVYTKNTFSNPVNMDMIDKLDLSAVYGGAFHHDGPFEACMPYNNRNRRSAPIEAFQPNGPNNSLSGATMIKSPLDEIFGRDNINDEEEVYDKNKGSNVVFYDYFGSRTVSGTISGGGSLNTDMTPFGSIEGQSFSHRPLGPELATMTFIDNGYNSSSDDESEGDTATTTLLGDKHANKRKKGAFRGFFKVFKSSRGK; via the coding sequence atgtTTAATCCTTTTGTCGATGATGCTTTCAAAAGCTCATCGACCTCATCATTTTGTGACCAAAGTGAACAAAAGACAAAAACAGAGAAATTAACAGTTTATACAAAAAACactttttcaaatcctgTGAATATGGATATGATCGATAAATTGGATTTATCTGCTGTATACGGTGGTGCGTTTCATCATGACGGTCCTTTTGAAGCGTGTATGCCATACAACAACCGAAACAGAAGATCGGCACCGATTGAAGCTTTCCAACCCAACGGACCCAATAATTCACTTAGTGGTGCCACTATGATTAAGTCTCCCTtagatgaaatatttggtaGGGATAATATCAATGACGAGGAGGAAGTATATGATAAAAATAAGGGTAGTAACGTTGTTTTTTATGACTATTTTGGAAGTAGAACTGTTAGTGGAACCATTAGTGGGGGTGGTTCACTTAATACTGACATGACTCCTTTCGGCTCCATTGAAGGGCAAAGCTTTTCCCACAGACCATTAGGACCAGAATTAGCAACAATGACATTTATTGACAATGGATATAATTCGTcatctgatgatgaatctgAGGGTGACACAGCCACGACAACCCTTCTTGGAGACAAACATGCAAATAAAAGGAAAAAGGGGGCTTTTAGAGGGTTCTTTAAggttttcaaatcttcaagaggaaaataa
- the SFB3 gene encoding Sfb3p (ancestral locus Anc_5.400): protein MSQNNLQASLSSLSLGPPATTTGEAPTTGKKHRRPHRAYHNFAPNSSGSASPGVPLSNGSFGPFGPISETAPQSFTPRQVSISKADPMSSLMGAPTFNSQQPQDQLMGGQSPSVGGMASPYLQMSPQLSAPAQTTSHIVSTQRWEEQNQYLSQVFQTSLNSVPPLPTTQFYCTDQGSCDPRLMSLSMYNIPEEEHLRSATKLPLGLTIQPFATLIPDDVEIPIIGSTSMDSGEEIKPPLRCRRCRAYVNPKFNFTYDSNVICNICKIKMQVNPEDASMSMNGTNGEVSSQLELTKGCVDFLAPAVYNVNAKKPSLPLHYVFVIDVSLMANENGSSFAAIEGVRSSIEYISEHQPNCKVAIITYDKNIRFYSLRSESAQEFVVSEIDDVFLPFHDGLFVKPSESMFIINDTLERISNFIRNAKYFHVPETCYGSALQAAKLAIDTVTEGQGGKIVCSLNSLPNVGNGNLSLRKDDATKRHLKCDNEFYSKLAKSFVASYISLDLYVTSGGFVDMISVAHPVEMTNGLLKYYPHFKPDLQSATFINDMVQNISNIVGYQAILKVRCSAGLSVDQYYSASVDYSDRDPVIPVLTKDTTLDVLFKYDEKLKTGEDMHFQTALLYTDHNGVRKVRSINTTGAVSNNVREVFKFVNQNSILRIMIKDIIRTLGDCDFKKIRKLIDEKVSDILTQYRALVSGNSSSQLVLPDALKTLPTYLLAFEKSELMKNNTRSSRGNDRVYDLLKYTMFNSAQLSYKLYPQFVPFHVLLEEDDLLFYDTNSKLLQVRDTTMENVAVRASRAHIMQGGCYFIFQGEVVYLWIDANTNKMLLQDLLGINPDLNIAQISLFGNSLPETGTDINQKAFNVLKNWSQIVGKTSLPILLLRPNVDQYFNDVMNGLCVEDKTMEMVDSFDQYFVNLHKNIQEKLRKEDFVKISTSSKGSNDMTHQKFVQF from the coding sequence ATGTCCCAGAACAATCTTCAGGCTAGTTTGTCCAGCTTATCCTTGGGTCCACCAGCCACTACCACTGGTGAGGCTCCAACTACAGGTAAGAAACATAGAAGACCTCATAGAGCATATCACAATTTCGCTCCAAATTCAAGTGGATCTGCCTCTCCTGGAGTTCCACTATCAAATGGTTCCTTTGGCCCATTCGGGCCTATCTCAGAGACTGCACCACAATCGTTTACTCCAAGGCAAGTTAGCATATCTAAGGCGGATCCCATGAGTTCTTTGATGGGGGCTCCTACTTTCAATTCACAGCAACCACAAGATCAACTAATGGGTGGTCAATCTCCTTCTGTTGGAGGTATGGCCTCGCCATACCTTCAAATGTCTCCTCAACTTTCTGCGCCTGCTCAAACAACATCCCATATTGTCTCTACTCAAAGATGGGAGGAACAAAATCAATACCTTTCTCAAGTATTCCAGacatctttgaattctGTACCACCTTTGCCTACCACTCAGTTCTATTGCACTGATCAAGGTTCATGCGATCCACGTTTAATGAGCTTATCCATGTATAACATTCCAGAAGAGGAACATTTAAGATCCGCCACTAAACTACCATTAGGTTTAACAATCCAACCGTTTGCTACATTAATCCCTGATGATGTAGAGATACCAATTATTGGCTCAACAAGTATGGATAGTGGTGAAGAGATTAAACCACCCTTGCGTTGTAGACGTTGTCGTGCATATGTAAATCCAAAATTCAACTTTACGTATGATTCCAATGTTATTTGTAACATTTGTAAGATAAAAATGCAAGTGAATCCGGAAGATGCTAGTATGAGCATGAATGGTACTAACGGGGAAGTCTCCTCCCAATTGGAACTGACCAAAGGTTGCGTTGACTTCTTAGCACCTGCTGTTTATAACGTCAATGCCAAAAAACCATCATTACCCTTACATTATGTGTTCGTCATTGATGTGAGTTTAATGgcaaatgaaaatggtaGTTCCTTTGCTGCAATTGAAGGTGTAAGATCATccattgaatatatttctgAACATCAGCCAAATTGTAAAGTCGCCATTATCACTTACgataaaaatattagatTTTACAGTTTGAGATCAGAATCAGCTCAAGAATTCGTCGTTAGTGAAATTGATGACGTCTTCTTACCTTTCCATGATGGGTTGTTCGTTAAACCTAGCGAATCCATGTTTATTATCAACGATACGTTAGAaagaatttccaattttattagaaacgccaaatattttcatgTCCCTGAGACATGTTACGGATCTGCCTTACAAGCTGCCAAATTGGCCATTGATACTGTCACTGAGGGCCAGGGTGGTAAAATTGTTTgttctttgaattctttaCCAAATGTGGGTAACGGGAACTTATCCTTAAGAAAGGATGACGCCACTAAGCGCCATTTGAAATGTGACAATGAATTTTATAGCAAATTGGCTAAATCATTTGTTGCATCGTATATCTCTTTGGATTTATACGTTACATCCGGAGGATTTGTCGATATGATAAGTGTCGCCCACCCAGTGGAGATGACTAATGGtctcttgaaatattatccTCATTTCAAACCAGATTTACAGTCAGCAACTTTCATAAATGACATggttcaaaatatttccaatattGTAGGTTATCAAGCTATATTGAAAGTGCGTTGCTCTGCTGGGCTATCCGTAGATCAATACTATTCTGCATCAGTGGATTATTCAGATCGTGATCCAGTAATTCCTGTATTGACAAAGGATACCACTTTGGATGTCTTGTTCAAATacgatgaaaaattgaaaactgGGGAAGATATGCATTTCCAAACCGCCTTATTATATACAGATCATAATGGTGTAAGGAAAGTTCGTTCCATCAATACCACAGGGGCTGTGTCAAATAATGTTCGTGAAGTTTTCAAGTTTGTTAACCAAAACTCTATATTAAGAATCATgattaaagatattataAGAACATTAGGCGATTGtgatttcaagaaaattagaaaactaattgatgaaaaggTTAGTGATATTTTGACTCAATACAGAGCACTAGTTAGTGGTAATTCTTCATCGCAATTGGTTTTACCTGATGCCTTAAAGACACTACCTACCTATCTATTAGCCTTTGAAAAGAGTgagttaatgaaaaataataccCGAAGCTCACGTGGTAATGATCGTGTttatgatttattaaaatacACAATGTTTAACAGTGCACAATTATCATATAAATTGTATCCACAGTTTGTTCCATTCCATGTTCTactagaagaagatgatttaCTCTTTTATGACACTAATTCCAAATTGTTACAAGTTCGCGACACGACCATGGAGAATGTAGCCGTTAGAGCATCTCGTGCCCATATAATGCAAGGTGGTtgttattttattttccaaggTGAAGTGGTTTACTTGTGGATTGATGCAAATACAAATAAGATGTTGTTACAGGATCTTTTAGGTATTAACCCTGATCTAAATATAGctcaaatttcattatttggaaattctTTGCCAGAAACTGGTACAGACATTAATCAAAAAGCATTTAATGtattaaaaaattggtCCCAAATTGTGGGTAAGACCTCATtgccaattcttcttctaagACCAAATGTGGAtcaatatttcaatgatgTGATGAATGGGTTATGTGTTGAAGATAAGACTATGGAAATGGTTGATTCTTTTGACCAATACTTTGTTAATTTGcataaaaatattcaagaaaaattgaggaaagaagattttgttAAAATTTCCACGTCATCCAAAGGAAGTAATGATATGACACATCAAAAATTTGTACaattttag
- the GEP4 gene encoding phosphatidylglycerophosphatase (ancestral locus Anc_5.403), producing the protein MNISATLNVFKLFYNPKLCLPQLTIPTFQNLPIPINTSIKAIVVDKDNCISFPHDDKIWPAYEKHWEELKKRYPDNAILIVSNSAGSSDDLDYKQAKLLEDRTGVSVLRHSTKKPGCKDEILQYFYKNKIVEAPNEIAVVGDRLFTDIMMANMMGSYGVWIKNGVKPSRSIFCRLEKSLYNFLKPDQ; encoded by the coding sequence atgaatatCAGTGCAACTTTAAacgttttcaaattattttacAATCCGAAACTTTGTCTACCACAGTTAACGATCCCCACTTTCCAAAACCTTCCGATACCGATAAATACATCCATAAAGGCCATTGTAGTCGATAAGGACAATTGCATCTCTTTCCCCCATGATGATAAGATATGGCCTGCCTATGAGAAACATTGGGAAGAGTTGAAGAAGCGATATCCTGACAATGCGATCCTCATCGTTAGTAACAGTGCTGGGTCGAGTGATGACTTAGATTACAAGCAAGCCAAACTGTTAGAGGACCGTACTGGAGTGAGTGTCCTTAGACATTCTACAAAGAAGCCTGGCTgtaaagatgaaatattaCAGTACTtttacaagaacaaaattgTTGAAGCTCCTAATGAAATTGCTGTGGTAGGAGATAGATTATTCACAGATATAATGATGGCAAACATGATGGGTTCCTATGGTGTTTGGATTAAAAATGGTGTGAAACCATCTAGGAGTATTTTTTGTAGATTAGAGAAAAGTCtgtataattttttaaaacCAGATCAATAA
- the BIG1 gene encoding Big1p (ancestral locus Anc_5.404): MWRILNIISLYLCSYVLAAKTLKNQNNVPAILFSHRLRSPELLQHQEAYDFALSLPVSDFNSIVKEHINHCTSKAYVFVNQPGIRKLDFFYYKKNFIFLQRYIFESSSAIKFEKVDLLPSDTFDDLITYVQDTCHIDEIIKIRGNETDDFEPYIDVNSRILRIDFPALPENSSKDREFAIESYDKFLRYVLAQIPSPQISVIYTSLEPHMVDPSESVIPIEIFPEVFRNKNKVEKNDRKSEINPSFNEPRPKFKEMSSKYISIFDSDFVEENYTLLQLIVTTLVGFILFEFIFHRKDANPKKVTVKSKSKSKSIKESEKQDEKPAITKEEDKSEKSSC, from the exons ATGTGGAGGATACTGAATATTATAAGTCTATATCTGTGTTCATATGTGTTGGCTGCTAAAACTTTaaaaaaccaaaataatGTCCCAGCAATCCTATTCTCGCACAGACT AAGATCACCTGAATTATTACAACATCAAGAGGCGTACGATTTTGCCCTGAGTTTACCTGTTTCGGATTTTAACAGCATTGTGAAGGAACATATTAACCATTGCACTTCGAAGGCATATGTTTTCGTCAATCAACCAGGTATCAGGAAACTCGATTTCTTTTACTATAAGAAAAACTTCATATTCTTGCAACGATACATCTTCGAAAGTTCCAGTGccattaaatttgaaaaggtAGACCTGTTACCTTCAGATacatttgatgatttaataaCGTACGTGCAAGACACATGTCATatagatgaaattattaagatTAGAGGCAATGAAACGGATGATTTTGAACCCTATATTGATGTCAATAGCAGAATACTTCGCATTGATTTCCCTGCCCTGCCTGAGAATTCGTCGAAAGATCGTGAATTTGCCATTGAATCATACGACAAATTCTTAAGATATGTCCTGGCGCAAATCCCATCACCTCAGATAAGTGTCATATATACTTCCCTGGAACCACATATGGTTGATCCCTCTGAATCGGTGATCCCCATTGAAATATTCCCGGAAGTGTTTAggaataaaaataaagtgGAGAAGAATGACAGGAAATCCGAGATAAATCCTTCGTTTAATGAACCAAGGCCCAAGTTTAAAGAGATGAGTTCAAAATACATATCAATCTTTGATAGCGATTTCGTGGAGGAGAATTATACGCTTTTGCAACTTATAGTGACTACATTGGTTGGTTTTATCCTATTTGAGTTTATATTCCATCGGAAGGATGCCAATCCAAAGAAAGTCACAGTGAAATCTAAATCTAAATCTAAATCCATAAAGGAATCAGAGAAACAAGATGAGAAACCTGCTATAACTAAGGAAGAGGATAAATCAGAAAAGTCTTCTTGTTGA